A genomic segment from Treponema sp. Marseille-Q3903 encodes:
- a CDS encoding P-II family nitrogen regulator, producing the protein MNHALLISIIPHNSAEFIVEAAKTAGAGGGSIIMGRGTASSNIVQLLGFGDKAQDIVYIVVENEKKQAILDAIKKASESKKEHFGVLFTIEVDDFIKSGHITESESTKNAATNFAKAKNHEESRNGGKKMNSSYQMINVIVNKGYAEDAMAAARKAGAGGGTTIGARGTAREDDVAFFGMKIVPEKEMLMILVPSEKKDEIVKAITAIPCFAEKGSGIIFCSEANDFTLLGK; encoded by the coding sequence ATGAACCATGCACTTTTAATAAGCATCATACCTCACAACAGTGCAGAATTTATTGTGGAAGCAGCAAAGACAGCAGGAGCTGGCGGCGGTTCAATAATCATGGGGCGGGGAACTGCTTCGAGCAATATAGTTCAGCTGCTGGGATTTGGTGACAAAGCGCAAGATATTGTCTACATAGTCGTAGAAAACGAAAAAAAACAGGCAATTTTAGACGCAATCAAAAAAGCTTCAGAATCAAAAAAAGAACACTTTGGAGTTTTGTTCACAATTGAAGTAGATGATTTCATAAAATCTGGACATATAACTGAATCGGAAAGCACGAAAAATGCGGCGACAAATTTTGCAAAAGCAAAAAACCACGAAGAAAGTCGAAACGGAGGAAAGAAAATGAACAGCTCATATCAGATGATAAATGTGATAGTAAACAAAGGTTATGCAGAAGACGCAATGGCAGCAGCGCGTAAAGCTGGAGCAGGAGGCGGCACTACAATCGGGGCACGCGGAACTGCACGTGAAGACGACGTTGCATTTTTTGGAATGAAAATAGTTCCTGAAAAAGAGATGCTGATGATTTTAGTTCCATCGGAAAAGAAAGACGAAATTGTAAAAGCTATCACGGCTATTCCATGCTTTGCAGAAAAAGGTAGCGGAATTATTTTTTGCAGCGAAGCAAACGACTTTACACTTTTGGGAAAATAA
- a CDS encoding metalloregulator ArsR/SmtB family transcription factor, with translation MQDSNICESDIIHEDAVNKVKSQFPPDETIFDLADFYKIFGDTTRVRILYALDKSDLCVCDISALLNMTVSAVSHQLKVLRDSNLVATRRDGKIVYYSLADDHVKEIIECGLDHIKEK, from the coding sequence TTGCAAGATTCAAATATATGCGAATCTGATATAATTCACGAAGACGCAGTCAACAAAGTCAAATCTCAGTTTCCGCCGGACGAAACAATTTTTGATTTGGCGGACTTTTACAAGATATTCGGTGATACTACAAGAGTTCGAATTCTTTATGCACTTGATAAAAGCGATCTGTGCGTCTGTGATATTTCAGCACTGTTAAACATGACTGTTTCGGCAGTCTCTCATCAATTAAAAGTTCTACGAGACTCAAACCTTGTCGCAACTCGCCGAGACGGTAAAATTGTTTATTACAGCCTCGCAGACGACCACGTAAAAGAGATTATCGAATGCGGTTTAGACCATATCAAAGAAAAATAA